One window from the genome of Cyclobacterium amurskyense encodes:
- a CDS encoding NifU family protein: MLDQYKDEIEVALDTIRPYLEADGGNVRIVGLTEDMVLQLELLGTCSSCPMSTMTLKAGVEEAIKKAIPEIIRVEAVNVEVA; this comes from the coding sequence ATGTTGGATCAATACAAGGATGAAATCGAAGTGGCTCTGGATACGATTAGGCCCTATTTGGAGGCTGATGGTGGTAATGTGAGAATTGTAGGGCTTACTGAAGACATGGTCCTTCAGTTAGAACTATTGGGAACATGCAGTTCATGCCCCATGTCTACAATGACGCTTAAAGCTGGGGTTGAAGAAGCAATAAAAAAGGCTATTCCTGAAATTATTAGGGTAGAAGCTGTAAATGTAGAAGTAGCCTGA